From the Anguilla anguilla isolate fAngAng1 chromosome 8, fAngAng1.pri, whole genome shotgun sequence genome, one window contains:
- the LOC118234092 gene encoding tetratricopeptide repeat protein 39C-like, with protein sequence MSLSAMAGPEQNQQQVEEIDDQLDDAELALQGINMLLNNGFRESDELFKRYRNHSPLMSFGASFVSFLNAMMTFEEEKMQMACEDLRATEKLCESDNVGVNAGVIETIKNKIKRSMDSQRSGAVVVDRLQRQIIVADCQVYLAVLSFVKQELSAYIKGGWILRKAWKMYNKCYSDISLLQEACQRRASQEAPPLDQANDNAPPRGAATAEALGRLKGSVSFGYGLFHLCISMVPPHLLKIVNLLGFPGNRHQGLASLAYASESKDMKAPLATLALLWYHTVVLPFFALDGSDTQMGLMEAKGILQNKATVYPNSSLFMFFRGRVQRLECQINSALTSFNDALELATDQREIQHVCLYEIGWCSMIEMNFSDAYKSFERLKNESRWSQCYYAYLTGVCQGAAGDLEGAISVFKDVQKLFKRKNNQIEQFSLKRAERLRKMNPSKELCILASIEVLYLWKALTNCSTSKLQLMGQVLQGVNDMHCMGLKNLLLGAIHKCLGNTKDAIQCFQLSARDEMGRLNNSYVQPYACYELGCVLLSKPEAVGRGRALLLQAKEDFAGYDFENRLHVRIHSALASVREVVPQ encoded by the exons ATGAGTTTGTCAGCAATGGCGGGTCCCGAACAGAACCAACAGCAGGTCGAGGAAATAGACGATCAGCTGGATGATGCGGAGCTGGCTCTCCAGGGCATTAATATGCTTCTCAACAATGGCTTCAGAGAGAGCGACGAGTTGTTCAAAAGATACAG gaaTCACAGCCCACTGATGAGTTTTGGAGCCAGTTTCGTCAGTTTCCTG aacGCCATGATGACGTTTGAGGAGGAGAAGATGCAGATGGCCTGCGAGGACCTGCGGGCTACGGAGAAGCTGTGTGAGAGCGATAACGTGGGGGTCAACGCCGGGGTCATCGAAACCATCAAAAACAAGATTAAGAGGAGT ATGGACTCTCAGAGGTCTGGGGCCGTGGTGGTGGATCGGCTGCAGAGACAGATCATCGTGGCGGACTGCCAGGTCTACCTCGCCGTGCTCTCCTTTGTGAAGCAGGAGCTCTCAG CGTACATCAAAGGAGGCTGGATCCTCCGCAAGGCCTGGAAGATGTACAACAAGTGCTACAGCGACATCAGCCTTCTGCAGGAGGCGTGTCAGAGGCGGGCCTCCCAGGAAGCTCCGCCCCTGGACCAGGCCAATGACAACGCGCCGCCGCGGGGGGCCGCCACGGCCGAGGCGCTGGGCCGGCTCAAGGGCTCGGTGAGCTTCGGGTATGGCCTCTTCCACCTGTGCATCTCCATGGTGCCGCCCCACCTGCTGAAGATCGTCAACCTGCTGGGTTTCCCCGGCAACCGGCACCAGGGGCTGGCTTCTCTCGCGTACGCGAGTGAAAGTAAGGACATGAAGGCCCCTCTTGCTAC GCTGGCGTTGCTATGGTATCACACGGTGGTCCTGCCCTTCTTTGCTCTGGATGGCTCAGACACGCAGATGGGCCTGATGGAGGCGAAAGGAATCCTGCAGAACAAGGCGACGGTTTACCCAAACTCCTCCCTCTTCATGTTCTTCAGAGGCAGGGTCCAGCGGCTGGAG TGCCAGATAAACAGTGCCTTGACTTCCTTCAATGATGCATTGGAGCTGGCGACAGACCAAAGGGAGATCCAGCACGTTTGCCTGTATGAAATCG GCTGGTGCAGCATGATTGAGATGAACTTCAGCGATGCCTACAAGTCCTTTGAACGGCTGAAGAACGAGTCAAGGTGGTCGCAGTGCTACTACGCCTACCTGACCGGAG TGTGTCAGGGAGCTGCCGGGGACCTGGAAGGAGCCATCAGCGTCTTCAAGGATGTCCAGAAGCTCTTCAAGAGGAAGAACAACCAGATCGAGCAGTTCTCCTTGAAGCGG gcaGAGAGGCTGAGAAAGATGAACCCCAGCAAGGAGTTGTGTATCCTAGCATCCATCGAGGTCCTGTATCTGTGGAAGGCCCTTACCAACTGCTCTACCTCCAAACTGCAGCTCATGGGCCAAG TCCTACAGGGAGTTAATGACATGCATTGCATGGGTCTCAAAAACCTGCTTCTGGGAGCCATTCACAAATGCCTCGGAAACACAAAGGACGCCATTCAG TGTTTCCAGCTGTCAGCCAGGGACGAGATGGGCCGACTGAACAACTCCTACGTCCAGCCGTACGCCTGCTACGAGCTGGGCTGCGTCCTCCTCAGCAAGCCAGAG GCTGTAGGGAGAGGTAGAGCACTGCTCCTTCAGGCTAAG GAGGATTTCGCCGGCTACGACTTTGAGAACAGGCTGCACGTGCGCATCCACTCCGCCCTCGCGTCCGTGAGAGAGGTGGTGCCTCAGTGA